The following nucleotide sequence is from Scleropages formosus chromosome 4, fSclFor1.1, whole genome shotgun sequence.
GACTCCGACGTTCACGACGTAGCGTAGCTTAGGTAGCTAGGTTGGTTAGCGTCACAGCTGCTAGATGCCCAGGCAGCTAGTATCTTGATCGACACAAAAGTTTCCTTGGAATTTCCGCGTCTCACATAGTTTTACTTCTTATTATATTTCGGTTCCGTTCGCCTgggcattttaaatttagaacaataataataaataagcacGACTGTTCGCCTCCTTCAGCCGACGCGCTAGCAGAACTGCAGCCTCGCTCAGCAACGGGAGGAGATGCACCGTAAGGTGGACGCTTCGCCACGAGCAAAGGCGGCTCGGCGGAGGTAGCTTCCTGTGGGGCGCTCGCGCACCAACACCGCTGCCGCCGATGCGCGCGAGGGGAGCGACCATCTAGGCTAGAGTAGTTGCCGGAGCGGCGCGCGCGGGACCCTGTGTGACCGAACATGGCTCTGCTCTACTTTGTGCTCTGCGCCTTCCGCAAGTGCCTCGACCTCGTGTGTCTGCTGCTCGACCTGAGCGTGTGGCTGCTGTCCGCGCTGCTCTCGGCGCTGCACCacctgccgctgctgctgtgcAGCTCGGCCGCGGGCTGCTGGAACCTCGCGCTCTTCTGCGCGCTCACGGTGTCCGAGGGCGTGGCCAGCGCGGCCCAGGGCTCCCTGCACGTGCTGGCCGGGTGGCTCCAGCTGCTGGGGGGCGTGTCCGAGAGCTTCAAGATGCTGGGCCACTTGCTGTCGCACGTGCTGCTGCGGGCGCGGGAGCTCCTGCACCGCGGACTGCTGTCGGGCCACTCGGTGCTGCGGCAGGCGTGCGACGCCTGCGGCATCCTGCTGAGCCTGGCGCTCTACCTGGTCAACACCGTGGTCAACATGCTGCTCATCGGCACGCAGAACTGCTTCGCGGCCCTGGCCGGCGCCTGGGAGGCCGTGTCGGGGCCCCTGCACGAGGCCCTGGAGCTCAGCCTCACCCTGCTCACCTTCCTGCACAGCAGCCTGGTGGGCACCTCTATCTTGCTGTGGACGCCGTGCCAGGTGGCCCTCGAGTTCCTGGGCTCCCTCGGTCACGTTTTTGCCACGGTGTTCCTGCTCAACGTCTACGGCCTGGTGATCACGCTGGTTATCGTCGCCGTGGTGACGCTATACCTGAACCCCGGGCTGCCCCGACGTGGGGCCCAGCAGGTGAGTGGCACGCTTGCCATTCAGCGCCTGCAGAGGGCGCTCTACCGCCTCTACTTGCTGGCGCTGGAGCGCGCACAGGCCACTCTGGAGGTGGTCATGTGGCAACGGACAGCCTGGCAGGGCAGTCAACCCGGAGCAAGGACGCCGCAGGCCTCTGCTGGCGCCCATGGCAGTGACAGAGGTGGCAGGGATCTCCCGGATCCGGGGCCTGCGGGTGACTTGGCCGCCCACGTGCAGCATCCTCCAGACTATGCAGGGTGGGAAAGGGAAGATGACTCCCCATCAGAGGGACCCTCGCTGGGCTACGGCTCCCCAGACCCTTCCCTGGACTGTCCCGGCTCGGACAGGCTCTTCGAGGGCCACCAGCCCCTGCTGCCAGAGGCCCCGTACAAGGACACTGCCGCCACCACCAGCCTCCTGACCCTTCTGAAAGAGCACGAGGAGCGGAAAAAGTGCGTCATCTGCCAGGACAGCGCCAAGACGGTGCTGCTACTGCCCTGCCGCCACCTGTGCCTGTGTCGCGCCTGTGCTGACATCCTGCTGTGCCAGCCGGCCCCCCAGCACAGCTGCCCGCTCTGCCGGCACACCATCCTGCACACCATGGACGTGTACCTCTGAGGACATCCCCTGGCACTGGGTCAGCTCCGATTCGTTGACCCGTCCTGCCATGCTGCACACCGCCTCTTTTAATGCTTAGGGTTTGTCCGGTTACACGCGTGATGATGCAGCACAGCACTGTACCGCTTAGTACAAGTACCAGCTTAGATATAATTTCTTCTGTCTGCCATAAGGTTTGCCCACAGCTTTTAACGACAAACAAGTTTTCATTCTGTAAGGTGAATTATGTCTTGtcctttttcagaaatacaacAGCGACTCGCACCTTGTCTGTCCATAAAAAAACACGGATTGCCGCCACTTCTTTAATGTACACGGTATATGACAGAGTCCAGCACGGTGCCAGTTAATCGCCGGGCACAGACATGACACGGTCTCGCAGCTGGCGTTGGAGCTGCAGCCCACTGTTGGTTGACTAGAACCCGTTCTTTTTTGTGACTATTGCTCTGCTCTGCAAACGGAACACGTACTCCTTATTGGCCTAATATACTACGGTACTTCGTTTATTGCGAGGCCTGCGGCGTTACCAACTTTTCACAAGTTTGTGTTccttaattgatttttttttcctctcatttcctcTAAGACGTACGGTGTACATATGTTTGCTGATTAAGGTCGTTTTGTTTCGTACAAGTCAACGGAATGCATTAGTAGTTAAGGAACCGAACCCACAATCAGAGGAGCATTGCCATCACCCTAAAGCAAGATGCACAAACTAATGTACAACTGCACTAACAGAGAACTTATATAAGGCTAAGCAAATaagtcatgcatttttttaatgtctcaCATTATTGAAAAGGATGCTTGTGGCTTTCTGACAGTCTGGAAAACACTTATCCAAAATGACCACTTGCAGTGTAGGAACTACAAACTAGaagatgttttttaaagaactgctgtctttgagaACGGTGGTCTTATTCCTGTCTTGTTTGCCTTATCCATGGGTATTAACTGTGAATTCTAAGTTTTGAACGTGTCACTGGTGTTATGTTGTCTTCCTTTCCTTTGAGAGAAACACCTTTGCCATCCGTGTTTATCATATTGcctgcatgtttacattttgttctcTCTGTATACCTGtgatcttcaaaaaaaaaaaaaaactacattctAAATATTTCCACTGTTCAGAGATCATGAAAATAAACTCTCAGCACTTACGTATTTGAACACCGTGTGCCGCAGCAACGTGATACATATTGCAAAAGTAGTAACCGGAATCATGGTCTTCACGATGTTCACTAGAACTTGTTAAAAAAGCACTATGGAACACATTCCTCTACACGCCttcagcacctgcaggaaaccaagGAGTTTCCCAAAACATCAgtgaacatttcttttcatcAGCATCTATAATGTTCTGGAATAAGTAAACGACGGAATACGTTGCAAAAAGGTTCAAATTCAAACTGTGTTCAGCTTCTTGTTATACCACATCAGTTTCTTCGATACGTCGTCTTCCAAAGAGCGTAGCGGACTTCCGCCTGTCTCGTTTTTCAAAGGACCCCACTTCCTGCGGCGCTGCCGACGTTCAACCCCAGTGAGCGGAGGCGAGACGGTCGATCCTCGGCTCGTCTTCCACCTCTCAGTTTAAATCCCCGTCCACACGTATTACCTGGCACCCGGGATATAGGAATGGTAAAGTAACGCAAAGAAGTAGTTAGTCCAATCGGCAGTTTTACCACACTGCACCGGTGTATAACCCTGTGCTTGTATTGACCTTTGCAGCAGCTTACTGTACAACATTGCACTCATTTTATCGATGCTCTTTACCTTGAGGGAACACTCTAGTTTCCTTGGTCTACCTCCTTGCCAATAAAAGCTCCCCGGTCCAGTTCTAGTTCAGCTGAACCGTACCGACCAGTTCTTTGCCCCACTGTCAAAGTACACGGTGGGATCCGGAAACTTTCTGCACGCAATTTAAGGGCGGGTGCCTTTCAGAGCGATGATGGCGGGACTGGGATGACAGAATGTTTCGCAACTGCGCAACAAACATCCGTGGTTCCAAGCTTTTAACTGTTTTCACCATGTGCACGGCTGTTTATAGTGGTCCGGTTCCTGGGACACGGTGCGGTAAGTGTTTCTCAGGAGCATGAGAATTCTGCAAAGGTTTTTGGGAAACTGAGCCCGATCCTGGCGAACCTGGTCAGCTGTTAACTAAATGCGTGTGATTTTTTCACCAATTCCATGAACTGCGGCACTTAGTCCAAGACTAGACATCGTTAGAAGAAAAATGTACGTTTCACAGTCCTTTAGGCTGTTCTTCGCTCAGCGTGCCGGCCTGCCATACAGTATTCTTCCATATCCGGAATATTTTATAGAGCAGCCCTTGTGCACGTTGCCCGCTCTGGAAGATTCGGCCTGGTCTCGGTCCTTTAATGAAGGTGCCCCCTCTTCGCTGGCACAGGAGGAGGCGACTTGGCAGCACCTGCCCGTAAATGGATTAGAAAGCGAGCAGAGTGGTCCCTATTAAGGCCACAATGGCCACGAGGAGCACAAACACATTGTTCCCGCGTAGAGATGCACATGGAGGCTCCTGCCGTCGGGCCCGGGACAGATGCTCGTGGGGGTGCCTCCTAGACACGCTCGCTCACTATTCCCTGGGCTCAGTTGGGAGCAGCAGGGCCACCATTAAGAGCCTTTGTCAATGCTTGGCAGGAGGTAATTGACCAGCAGGACTCTGGCTGCTGAGTGACGCCCAGGGTCCGGACAGCTGCTACGTGAAGCCCCTCCCACGTGTTCGCTACTCGCTCGGCTTGGGCCTCCTTAGAGCTGCCGACATACACGCGTGTGCACCGCAATGATGGCATCGTATCTCCGTATGGGCGAATCAGAAGACCGAGTTGACGGAGAGCACTCTGCCAGTTACGTCCCTCCAGAGTAACACAAATTAATAGCATCGTATTGCTTTTCTCCTCACAAATTTGCACATCTGTCATAATTCTTCATCTGCTTTCTTTGGACTGATGGGCAACTTACCTGTATTCTGCCTCACCCCTCCCGTCTCTTGACCTCCTGTGttatatgtgtttatataaatacatgttcTCTAGTGTAGCCTGCTTTGTTCAGTCTGTACTCACCCTGTACTGGCCATTTTGAGGATGGCGGCTCAGTGCCCAGTCTTCAGTCCCAGCCCGAGGGCTCAGGTGATGATTATTCCCCCAGCGAGGAGCTTTGTTCCACAGGGCTgtcgcccccccctccccccaacagcCCCCAAAGCGGATGATGAGATGGAGGTTCAAATGTCCTCCCATACTAATGGGCTGGGTTTTGGGATCCACACAGTCTGTCACCAGCTGTCTCCAGGGCAACCTGCTGAGTCCACGACGGCTTCTCCCAAGGCTCTGTGAGAGCCATGCTATTGCTGAGTTGTTTACCCAGCAGCCTTTGCAGTCTGCCCATGTTTCAAAGAGCCAGACTATCCCTGCAAAAGGCTTGTACCAAAAGACGAATGATATTTCAGCACGTACCCTTAATCATGGATCTTCTTTCAGGGTTGCACCCAAGGTCAAACTTTTACAAATGCCCATTCTTCAGGCCATGTAATAATAAGAGCTAATTATAGCACACGACATTATTTGCAGCCCAGCATGAAACCAGATTAAAGGAATCTAACAAGGATCCTGTCTGCTGTTTTGAACAAAGGTATGCCCGTGATCTTGCTCTGCTTCCCAAAGGCTGTTTTCTGCTGACGGCAGGCTGCCTTGTAGCTATCATTCTGTGATCTGAGTGTGTGATCAGCAGGCTGTAGGGTTTAAGTCTCTGGAAGGACCCTGGAGTTCaaacccctgagcaaggtgcttaacctaaatttaagtaaaaaaaaaaatgcagcttgcAGCAGTCGTTTTCATCCTCACTCAATTAATTATCTCCATCACTTAGATCAAGTGATACTTAATTCATTTGGAGAAGAGGCAGCTTCGTACCCTGACTTAATGAATCGCAATGAAGTACCCCCCGTACATCACAGGAGCTTTGGATAGGACCTCAGCTTTATGTGTTTAAGGAGAGGAGACAATGCTCCTTGTCGAGAAGAGTCCCCTAGAGAAACCCTGTTGGGACATCATTCCAACTGAGACCTGCTGCTATGGGTGTCCAGTACACCACTCATGAGATGTTTATGATGGTGTTTTGCAACCGTCTCCTCCCACGCCAAGAGGGTGAAGGTCAACCATATCGGCCGTCCTGGCCCTTCTACCGATCGTATCTCAAGGTTGTCCTTTCTCCTGGTGAAAGACAGGTTTTCAGCAGGCCTTAACCGTCCAATCAACAACACCAATCTGTGTCACTTTCGAACATGGAGCTGCCTGTGACAGCGAATGTCTGATAACCCCTGAAAGGGTCTACAGCCAATCCAAGACCTGGCATCTGAGTCACAGGCCCTTCGTGTCTTATTTATCAAGTTACTGGAATCCATCACATTTACTCAAGCCTCTCTTTAAATACCAGGAGCTGTTTAGACTCCCGCGGGATAATTAGGTTGAAAGGGGCGCCAAAAGCTGTTGACACTTAAGCAGAAGTATGTTCCTAAACATGTTCTCTGGTGACCTTGCCGtcttactgctgctgctgctctcctctgtttttgctctttgtgtCTGTGCCAGCCTTCACCTGACGTTTCACTTCTGTTGGGGGCAGGTCATTACTAAAACCTCCTTCTCGCTTTCTTTCACTGAGGCACACAACGGGAGGCGGGCCCTGTCTCTCAGGATCCTCCATCGCCTCCTAAGCCTGCGCCCCAGTGCAGCTTGTTTGCGCGGCTCCCTGCTGGGTGGACCTCCCCGCCCGACGAAGGAGATGAAAGAGGTCGGGCCGTGGCGGCGGGCAGCACTACGGCAGCGAAGCCCTCCCCAAACTCCCTGCCATCCCCCCGCACCCTGCTCGCTTCCCTCTACTTGGGGCCATGCCGGAAGGAGGCCTGCGGCACAACTTTGAGCCACGAGCCACGAAGAAGTGCATCTTCAAGAAAGGAAGAACACGGAGAAAACAGACTCTTCTTCCCAGTCACTCGAGTTCGAAGAACAACACTCTGCCTGCCTGCCGAGAGCTCCCGTCCGCCACGGACCGCACTGCGAAGCAGACTGAGATGCTCTGTGAAGCTGCTCTCCCCATATAGGCTCCGTGTTGCATTATGCTCTTTGAGTTTCTGCCCAGACACGGTAATGAAGAGGAGAAAACATGTAGCTTCAGCGGACTGCTCGACTGcctcttgtgctgtttttacgACGGGGCTGTCTTACTGTTACTGCAATTTATTCTCTGTCTGTtaactgatattttaaaaaacctgcTTGTGCCACCCCCCATAAGAGGAAGCCCATTTCCTCCAAGGGGTCCCTCACAGACATCTCCTCGTCACAACGGACAGCTGCCCCTCACAGGCGAGCCGCCGGCcttctttaaatacatttaaaacacctGCAGGCCTGCTGCCTTTGTCGGTTTTCCCCCAACACATTGGAGCATATTGTGCTTCCGCATACTGACCCCTCTCAGCGATGTCCGGCCCCAAAGCCCTAAGCTACTCTCTCGGCCGAGAGATTGGAAGTGACTTTCAGGAGTCCGAAGAAAGGCAAACCTAAAATTCATCGCGTGGATAGAGCACATTTGTCATCTGTTGACTTTATCTTTGGAAAAAGGGCCTAATTTGCATTAAGCAGCCCCGCGGTCACCAACCACAACTCGTGATGGGTTTCCACTAAAAACGTAACCATTATTATCATGCGAAACAGTCAGCCGTCCAGTAAAAAACCAGTTCCCATCTATTCTGGGCGGTGTTAGGGTAACTCCACCCTATGAACTGCGGTAAAGGTAAACACTGAGGACAATGACGGAAAACTACTGGGGACTCCGTAGCAGGGACGTGTTCCAAGACCCTGTGCATAAAACTGCTCAGAGTGGCCATAATTCTGACTCTGTTTGAACGAACGGCTCACCAGAAGTattaatttttgatttacaCCGATGGGGGCCTCTGGGCTGTTCTCTGCTTTTGTTCGAACAGGAAACGGAGAGGAAACAGGGCTGCTGTTCTCACTTTAAGTGGGTGACTGTTATATGTTCCTTTTCACTAACATTTCTTCATGTTTCCTCGGCGATGTAAAATCCTTCGAACATCAAACCGTAAAGCAAAAACCGACAAAGCACAAGCGCATTCCGGTGACAGCCACGGAAAGGCCGTCCGAGAGTCATCGCTTTAAAGCTGAGCCGAACGGCCTCCGAGACGGAGAGCGGCGAGCTGTGAACCCGGCCTCGGTTTCCATCCTGGACTCATCTCGACGAAGAGAAGCGAGGAAAAGTGGTGCTTAAAAACAAACGTGCAACGCTTTCCAAAGAACAAACCTGAAACATGAAGCCCCACCCTCCCCATTCTACAAATTCCCCAAATCTTTGGGAAggactttagaaaaaaaaaaaatactcagtaGGTATCTATACTGGAGAAACAGAGTTCAGAGTGTTTATCTAGAAAGTTCTGCTGCACTGTGCAGCAAACATCAGCTGAAGTAGTTGAGCAAATATTTGGTGGACCTGGACTCAAAATAAGGAGATGTATTAAATAAGGGGTTAGTTTTGATTTTGGGACACTTGTGCCCCCTTGCGGTCAAGATGCGCTCTACAGCCTCCCGCTCCTGTAAACGGGATTCCCTGAAATGGGCAGCACAACAAAACCACTCCCTCACACGCTGGAACGCCGTCTGAGAAATGCGTCCTTAAGCGACTGGATGCGGTCGAGAGACGCGCTGAACATGAGATTTGTGACGCTGTTGCCGGATTAAcgcagcatactgttttacggGAAACTTGTCTTTTAGAAAGAGCACActctgaaataaaaagtaca
It contains:
- the rnf26 gene encoding E3 ubiquitin-protein ligase RNF26 → MALLYFVLCAFRKCLDLVCLLLDLSVWLLSALLSALHHLPLLLCSSAAGCWNLALFCALTVSEGVASAAQGSLHVLAGWLQLLGGVSESFKMLGHLLSHVLLRARELLHRGLLSGHSVLRQACDACGILLSLALYLVNTVVNMLLIGTQNCFAALAGAWEAVSGPLHEALELSLTLLTFLHSSLVGTSILLWTPCQVALEFLGSLGHVFATVFLLNVYGLVITLVIVAVVTLYLNPGLPRRGAQQVSGTLAIQRLQRALYRLYLLALERAQATLEVVMWQRTAWQGSQPGARTPQASAGAHGSDRGGRDLPDPGPAGDLAAHVQHPPDYAGWEREDDSPSEGPSLGYGSPDPSLDCPGSDRLFEGHQPLLPEAPYKDTAATTSLLTLLKEHEERKKCVICQDSAKTVLLLPCRHLCLCRACADILLCQPAPQHSCPLCRHTILHTMDVYL